Within the Erpetoichthys calabaricus chromosome 1, fErpCal1.3, whole genome shotgun sequence genome, the region TTAGAGGTGAATGTATTGCATTAATCACCCAGTATCTGTAATATTTTTAGATTACCTTTTTTGAACAAAGTACTTTTGAAAATGGCAGAACCCAGAGGTTTTAAAGTAAGGTCCATGGTTGACTGGACAGACATGGAAATAAGAATTTTCATGTACTCTATACACATAACAGTAAACTTGagtttaaactttaaacattattTCTACTGTGTGTGTTCATTCCTGGGTACATTTGGTTGTTTGTATCCAGTTGAACTATGTAGCCCTTCAATCTCTTTTATGGTGTCATTTGTAAGCTGGTTTTAGTCTGCTAAAATTGGTAGTTGAATTAAACAGGTGTGTGGCTGTGAAACGTTGCACATGAGAGTTCAATGAATGACATAGCATTACTACCTTCTTTTGGTGTATTACATATAGTTGTTGAAAAAAGCAGAAGGACCATACCTTTAACGTGACTTTTTGCTCTGAATATAAAtctaatataaatgtttaataaatattatattgtcTCTGGTCACTTTGGGTCTGCTAGTGTTTGATGAAAATGGTACACTACTGTGAAATGCTGCACTTTTCCAGATACAATGGGACATAGCATGCCCAGTCTCTTTAAGTCTACTAAACATAGTGGTTGAATAAAAAAGATAACACATGGCTATTGAATGTTACAAAAGATGCAGATTTCATGTTTTTACATGTTGTACTTAGCACATGACTTTTCAATGTAGGCCATAGTGCCACTGGCTACTTTgaattaaatgattaaataaaacagCTAGTTTGTGACTGTGGAGTGCTGTAATGGTTCCATGTTTGCCTGACATGTTCAGCGCATAACTTATCAATGAATGTCACTGGATGGTTTTGCCTTGCTGTATTAACTATAGATGCAAAGATTTTTAGATTAATCTGCTGCATTTATAGGTTTAATATATTAGATGGTGCATAACTGTGAAATGACAAACCTGAACGGTCTGAACACAATTATATTTTGACACAATTGTTCAGTAAATTTCCTAATGTCACTGGGTGGTTTCAGTCTGCTACACTTAGTATCTAAACAACAAAAGATGTTTCACACTTTTTCAGATGTCTGGAGCTGTTGAGAGACTGCAAATTTTTAACCTGCACATGTCACAATGAGGTAGCATGCAGTGGAAATGCATCCAAAAATACAACTGAAGTAATATCAAGCAATCTTGTCCATTAAAAAACTGAGCTTTGACCAAATACATTAGCACACAAAAAGTGAATGATACACATTCTTTTTAAAATGCCCTATAACAAGcattcttgttttctgttttttgctgaCATCAGAAATACAACTggcttttgtgcatttttttaatactgtatacatgttgattgattttaatgtaaaatgtacatTGAGGCATTCTTATGTTAGTTCACACCTTAAAGCTTAGCTATTTCTAAGCCTGTTGGTGAATCTCTTCAGCCTTCATAGTCAAATCTAACCTGAAGTCCCACATCATCTCTGTTGCATTTCATAGTAAACATTCTCATCATTTATTTGGGACAGTTAACAATCTGTTTCTGTATCTCTTCTGTTCAGTTACATGTTTCCATGCCCATTCATTCACTCTATAACTGTTTATCCAATTTAAGGTCATAAGGGTGTGAGGCCTAATGTGGAATTGCTATTTGTAAGGCAGAAGCCAGCCCCAGCAGAGGCACCTGTCTAATGCTAGACATATGCattcagggccaatttagtgttgccaatatTGCCGTGctaattttcattatttctttgtcTATATTTGTAATATTATGCAATACCTTCAAATTAATATGTTGTGCTCAACATATCAGTTATAACAGCTGTTGACTTGAAAGATTTCAgaagggatttgaacccagagttTCTGCCATAGTCATCATCTTTAATGGATGAAAAGCAAGTAGGTTATCCCTTTGATCTAAGTAGTTGGAAATGCTCATAGCTTTGTTTCGGAGGTTAGTGTGCACAGCCAAACACTGCCAGTAGACTTGCTGAATCAAGCCCAAAGTTAGGAGCCAACTTGAAACACAACATAGACCACAGTAGAGTTCCACTTGTTCCCCTCTCCTGATTCCCGAGTGGTAAATACTTAAGGCCACCTAAGGAACGTTATAAATCTACTTAATCTAACACCCgtaattcatttaattaaataagcaaatattcTCTTATACATGAGAGAGAAGGAGTCTTTCTATGCATGGTCACTTAACTTTCTGAAGGACTGTTTTATTTCTGGTAATTAagagcttttttaaaatttcaataagATAAAGCATCTACATGAAATAATAAACTaagaacttttattttcctttcacttCTAGTAGCCTTTTTATATTCACTCCCTGCAAGTGGCAGTAGGCATACATTTCAACAACATCACGTTTTGAACCCTCTCTTTCTTCCTAAACAGGGCTTTCTAAGCCATTATTAGTTATACTAACTGTCCTTCTTTACTCCACAACAATGACACAAGCAAAGCCCAGCTAATGTAATCCCAGTATAACAAGGTCAAGGTTCACAACAACTTCTCCTTTCTTCTTAAGCATTCTCTTTAGGTTCTGTATTTTTTTGACAATGAGAAATCCTCATGTGGATGGTCTCCGCAAATCGATCATTCATGATAGTCAGAGAACCAACTCCACTCAAGATCTCATCCTTGGGGAGGTAGACACTGCCATGAAACCGATTATTTTTTGTGGTAGCACTATTGACGTACTCTTTGTGGTGGTCCATGCTGTTAGATGGACCTCCTTTCTGTAAGTCTTTGCATGGCGTACGGTTTGAGTTTGCTGGTTTGTGATTGGATTGGTTCAAATGGAGCTTTTCAGGGTTCTTGTCTTTATGTGTCCCATGTTCCTGGGTGTGGTTGAGTGTTGGATGAACTGTATCGTTTAAGGCAGGTGAAGTCTCGGCTCCTACTGGAGTCCCACGGTCTTTGGAATAATCTTCCTCTTCCATTTTATGGTTCAGAGCTGTTGTTGACTCAATTCCACTGGATGATAAGCCATTCTGAGAGGTTCCTCCACTTGTCTGTGCCACACTCTCCAGATTAGCCAAGGAGCCAACACCGCTAGAACGAGCACCTTGCTCTTCCATCTCACTGCCTGCTTCTGTGTGGCGTTGCAATACATCAGGGGAAACTGTGAACCTGTGATGGCTCCTGGTCTCACTGATGGGAGATCCTTGTCTACTAGGTAGTTTGCTTTGATGCTGGTGAttctgatgatggtgatgatgatgataatggtggtggtgatgatgatggtcactAGCATCATGCTGCAGCCTTGTGTTAGTGGTGGATGAACCAGTGCATCCAACACTTAGGCCATGACTGTAATTGTGATGGTCGCATGTTTCTGCTAATTTATTGTTCATGACAGCAAGAGAGCCAATGTCTCCCAAAAGACCTTTTTGACAGTCATGTTCTTCCATAACAGGAAGAGATCCATGGCCACCAGCACCTATATTACTTGTGAGTGTATTATGGTGATGGTCACTCCAAGCAACCTTGAGATGCCCATTAGCTGCTTCATGGACTGATGTTTTAGGGACTGATGTACTTTCTTCCTGGCAGCACATAGAGCCAGATGAAGCTAGGAAATCTCGAATGGCACTCATTTCGACAGACATACGTCTGGCATCTGTCTCACTTTCAAAGACAGCTTCTGTGTCCATGGACACCTCACTCCTCATAGGACGCCCATACCGATCAGTTGATGCAGGGGCTACAGCCATTCTCTGCTTCCTTCCCAAAGGACGGGGCGGCCTCTGGGCCTTTTTCTGGCATAAACAGCAATGCTTCAAAATCCAGTTTAgaaactgcttaataataatagaaatgacattaaaaagtGAATAGATGCAGCAGACGCCAAGTAGGATAAATGTGAAGTTTGCGAATCCATACAGTGCCTGATTCTCATAGGTATATCTTTGACCACTCACCAGATCTCCAAATCCAATAGTGctaaatgtaacaaaacaaaaatacaaggaATCAATAAAGTCCCAGCCCTCTGCTGGTGAATACATGGATGAGGcacaaaaggaaatgataacagcaGCTAACCCCAAGATTAGCATGACATTGTAGACGGAGGGCTTCCAAGGATTTTGGTAGTGGGACTCCTCTTCTGCCCGGATAGTGATCTCAGGATATACTCCATTGAGCCGCAGCTTACCCTGTCTGACAGCCTTCATTATCACAGCCAGAAGTGTAATAATACGTTCCAAAAAAAGGTTGAAGAAAAGAATCGTCCCTGCACAGCCTATCATGCCATAGAAGATGAGAAAGATCTTGCCAGTAGCAGTAGCAGGTGTAGTCATTCCAAACCCTGGGGGAGAAAAAAGGAATATTTCAGTAGCTAAAAATTTCCTGTAACAAATTAAATCACTTAAGGCAGCCAAAGAATAAGTGAAGACTTAGATTGTTAGCTTGCCTTTAAAAATCATGCTTTTATACTTTGTCCTGGGTAATGTTTTAGAACAGGGCATTAGTTAACTTTGCTGTATATATTTGGGATTCATTAAATCAGTGTTAAGGtgtgtgaagtgccatctgttggaatgacagagacacacagacaggcacacatttcatttattttttatttttttaataagaccACTTCCTGTTTTATGTGACAACAGTATATGATTATCTGAGGCATTACTCTGAATttaatgaatgcaaaaaaaaaaaaaaacaaattttggcCTACTGCTTTTCCATGTATCAGGGAAATACAGGTCTACTCTTTTGTAATCTCCACTACCATTCTCCTACTTCACAATACTATACTATGCTGCAGTATACCATACTATAATATACTAAACTAAACTCAACTATGCCATGCTATGCTATATTAAGGAAGGTTTTATTTACCCTAATATATTTATTGCCTTCAAAATTCCAGTACAGATTGAATTTTACCAGCAAGTAAAACAAACACTTATATTGAAATATCCCTTCCACCTCTTACCAAAAGGGcagaaatgagaaaacaaaattaatatgaatACTCACTACCAGCCACCAAATTAGTCAGGGATTGGGGAATAATTCAGGATGTTCAGTTGGTAATATTTAACATTGATAGAGACCAGACAgatttgataatatttttgagttgtttttgaAAGGTAAATTATTGTTAAagttttaagtaaaatgaaacatttttttgttatatcaAGGGGAAGTGAGGGGGATGTAGCAATTAGGAATCTTCCAGAGAAGCAGGAGGACTTGGCATGCTAGTAGTATGTACATTCCATCAGTATGCTGTTcaaaattgtatttgttcatACCagtaaaaaaagaggaaaattaataaataaatataaaataagcaaattttaattaaaaaatgtgtactgTACAACCTTATTTCATTACTGaacatcctttttattttttaattagtgaacatttttttttaactttctgcacAGTGATCACAAAAGGGCACACATTACACATTTAAtgttatgcatatatatatatatatatatatatatatatatatatatatatatatatagaattcaTACAGCCAGACACAAGTAATTAGTAACCCTAATTCTGAAATTCCCCATGGAATTAatacagtttatctaatctaatcttataACACATTGACTTCAGTTCCTCTCCTGTAAATTCCCTAACAAACACACACTGGATTCATTACAACAAAAAAGATAGCAACAAGTAAAGACAATAGACCATCTCACAGACTGAAGAACTGGAGTCCAATAAGGTATTCATGACTTAGATTAGACAACTGTGATGTTCATTGGAAGAAGATGGGAATATTGAAGTCTTGTGTTGGTGCTACTTGATGCACTTTCTAGCTGTGCTccatataaaaaataatgaatggccTACTGAGCCATAATGCCTATTCTgatctttttgatattttatttcagtCACAAGCATCCCCTGTATTTAATCTGTATAGCTACTGTTCAGTGGGACACTGCTTTAGAACACAGTTGTAGGCAAGCTTCTGTCCCATTTCTTGTCACCTGATTGTTCAGATGTGGCTGTGGTGCTGAAGATTGGAAATGATTATGTGATTTACAATATTATCTAATTTATTCAAGGACAGCTACACTAACATGTTAAAGAAAATGCTGGGATAATGAGCTTCAAATATAATGTTGGTACTAAGCAGGTGAaaaatgatgtttttcttttgtcaatTCCAGTGTTAGAAACAACACTTCTTAAAAGatactttgttttaaaataataaatgaaataaatctgGTAATTCAGTGTAAAGTAGTCAGAAAGCCCAACATTCAATAAACAgtgaaaaaatacttaaaaattttATAGAGGGTAGTacaactttaaatattttatggaataaaaataaaataaaaagaagttaatggacaaatataaatatttacattaaaaataagtttataaACAGATATATGTAGagataacagtcagtcagtcaatttctaacctgcttagtcctgaaaagggtcgcagggttctgctggagcctatcccagctagcataaggtgcaaggcagaGGAACAAtacttggacagggtgccagtccattgcaataGAGATAACATAACATGGCATTCTCAAATGTGGAAGGATGGAGCCTGTCCTGACAGAATCAGGACTAAGGCAGGAACCATGAAGGGACACCAGTCCAGAATACTAAGATACAGCTAGAGGATTTAGCCATCATGATCTCAGACTAGAAAAATTGTGGgtacagaaaatagatggatggatgaaatatcacATAAAAAATGACAGTTATGAGTGCATTTAAAACATAATCTGTTTTCTAGTCCATTTATCAACTTAAGAATCTTGGGGATCTCACCTATCCCAGCAGTTTTGGATGGTTTAAAGAACAATTCATGGATGAGACTCCAATCCACCTCAGAGCAAacccatgcacacacccacactcattcacATGGGGCCAATTTACCAATGACCATTTGAAAGCTAAATGTTTGAATATAAATCAGCATAGATAAACCTACATTTtcagcagataaaaaaaaatccacaaagtgTAACATGATGGATAGATCAAGGTTTAGTTTCACAAACTATAAAACACGTATGTTTCATATTTATCACTAACCACACCACATTTAaagacttcatttttattttatccggcagagtaacaaataaaaacagatatcacaaataaacaaaggtaaaaaatgcaatatttattaaTTCCTTATGGTGCTTGGCTACCTCAATAGTGCCTCTTAAGTAATTAAGGTTTATTTGGATCATAtttcttggttttattttttttaattaagaggcACAGTCGTTACTTTCATTACTTTTGTGGCATCAGCTAAAATATCAGTTAACATCCTTAGCTAACAGTTAATAtcctacaagataaaaaaaatccacCTCTACAAATATTGAGTATAAATCAAAGAAAACTTTACCTGGAATATGTAGTACCCTAGTGGGGCCATATGTGGAATACTTTGTGCAGTTctacaaaaatacatacatagtGTCTCTAGAATATCTCAGTGAGAGGAGAGTAACTAAGTGCATCCTAGGCCCGAAGGTGAAGTCCTACTCTGACAGGTTAAAAGAATTAAGACTCTTTAGTACTGAGCAGAAAAGGTCACACGAGGACCTAATTAAGGCCTCCCTGGAGCATTGATAACACTGATAATATTATTCATACAGAACTCATTCCATTAAATAGTGACTCATGTATTGAGATTCAACTTCAATAACTGAGAACAGTGGAAAAGAAagtgaagtgcatttaagactgaagccaggaatcaCAGTTTAACATATGAATGCCAAAAAGAATACCTACCAAGTCATGTACTTAAAATGCAGatctttttttaaagatgtctgTGTTGAGtccatttaaatatttcttttccaTATAAGAGGTAACAAGTGGAAGTGATCGCATTACTCTGCTCCATGATTCACACCCACAGGACATGCCACCTAATGAGTTGTGGCATCATAAATACCAATTATAAATTGATATCACCAACTAAGGATAGCGGAAATGTAGgccaaaaattacaataaaataaaatgccactATTTCTATTTAAAATCTGATTAGCTGGTAGGTCTCCACTTGCTAGTCAAACTCCGTATATTATTGATACTGAATATGAATGTCAATTTTTTGGATAATAAGTGCATTGGCAGAGCTAGGcagatttttaaatttaactcTTTTGGTGGGATGGAGTGTATGCAAGTGCATGAGTTGGTCAAGGCACAGGCCTCATTTATGTTTGATTGTGGAACTGAAATTAACTAATTTTATTGGATTGATCTAATGCAGTCAATAAAAGAGAAGAGGAAGTCAAACAGCCAACATTATGAATAATTTGAGGATTGTATTGGCCTtcaggtgtgtgtgtttgtaagacACCTGTTGGGTGAGTATCCTGTCCAGGATTGTGTTCTCCCTTGTGCCAAATGCTGCCTGAATTAAGAGGGTATTAGAATGATTTGTTTTgtgatgttatgttatgttactggGCTTCAGTGTACATTACAGTAGTTATGGCTGCTATTTGACATTTCATGAGGTTTACACATTTTTCCTATCATTTCCCTGTAGGAGTTTACATTTTCCTGTTACATCTTAAAGCTGCAGatatgatattttaaaatttcccCTCTGTGTGAGGAGCGTGGGTGTGTGCATTAGTGTGCATGAGTGGTTCCTATACTGCATGCGATGCTGCTGACATTGGTGAAGACCTCTTATGACTCTACCATGGACTATGTGGATCAGAAATGTGTCACTGGGTACACTAACACATACTGGTCTAATTTAATGTCACCCATTAAATTAAAATTCACgttttggtattgtatgaggGAAGAAACAGGGTACATTCagataaaatatttcaatatcaTGTTAACCTATGCTTGCTGATAATATGTAATCATCTCATATTAGGCAGCCTGCTGCTATAATCTTTAAAATAACTCTAATTGGCTTGCAAAATGACAAGTGCTAAAGGTGCACTGGGCTAATTAAGAGCCAAGAGTTTCAGTGGGTGAGCTGCCCTTTTCAAAAGGAGCGCAGGCAAGGACAGAAAACAGAAGAAGCCATGGAAATGTCTGAGGAGGTGGTTTTAGATAGATACGCACCagtttcttccttcctctgcccacaaataaaatattctaaCAGAGTGGGGGGATGTCATTTCCATCAAAATGATCTAGAAATATAATATGAATTATTTATACTAATGACACAATTTTATACTTGTTAGGTTAAACTCTAGATGAGCATTGTTTATGCAGTTTTaatgcattttctgttatttattgtgtgtgtttttcattttgattgtttttgttaGGTAATCTTCCATTTCTTCACTGATGAAAGATAGCCTTGTGAGTTGATGTGTGACATCACAGTGCCATTGTTCTACTTATAAAATGGTAAGATTGTCAAATTTACCAATTTTCTTTGGAAAGCCAGACACCACTTTCTTTCCATACCTTGTTGCTATTTTAAAACTGCCTTGGCACCTTTttggtcaaaaatatttttgtgcttctgttttttttaatagtttaaatctgtttagtcttttacttttttcagctttgtgttgtttttgtttgttctttaggAGCTAGGTTTATGCTAGGCAGGTCTCGTGTCTGTTCACTATTCTGCCAAAGTGgcaaaggcaaacaaaaaagcaaactttAATCGAAAGGGATGGGGAGAAAACAAAGCCTGAGAAAAGGAAATGTTGACAGCCAGAGTGCTAAATAACCAAAACCAAAAATCAGAGTCAAGGTTCAAAGCAAAGTTGGTAGCTTGCAGAATGGAATTTACTCTCTCTAAgctatgcacaaaaaaaattgtttttgtatgCACAAACTTGGACACCAGAACTGGCATGCAGCTACAGTATCTGAAATAAGGTTGTTATTATGAAGTTGAGCATCATGCACTTGGTGATCATGTGATATCAGTGAGGTTCTGTTTTCATCAACAATATGGCCATATCCatgcaaaaaaaatacaaaatgccaaCATCTGTGATTAAAATAGACATACAAAATGGGCAAATTACATCATTAAAATATTGAC harbors:
- the LOC114652377 gene encoding potassium channel subfamily K member 13-like, whose product is MAPSSGCTRCSGFCDFHLNEDNVRFMLLALLMVGYLLCGAAVFSAIEHPTEVENQIKWNRTLLNFSQRFNISPAEFRRFLREYELAMAAGVRTDAMRPRWDFTGAFYFVGTVVSTIGFGMTTPATATGKIFLIFYGMIGCAGTILFFNLFLERIITLLAVIMKAVRQGKLRLNGVYPEITIRAEEESHYQNPWKPSVYNVMLILGLAAVIISFCASSMYSPAEGWDFIDSLYFCFVTFSTIGFGDLVSGQRYTYENQALYGFANFTFILLGVCCIYSLFNVISIIIKQFLNWILKHCCLCQKKAQRPPRPLGRKQRMAVAPASTDRYGRPMRSEVSMDTEAVFESETDARRMSVEMSAIRDFLASSGSMCCQEESTSVPKTSVHEAANGHLKVAWSDHHHNTLTSNIGAGGHGSLPVMEEHDCQKGLLGDIGSLAVMNNKLAETCDHHNYSHGLSVGCTGSSTTNTRLQHDASDHHHHHHHYHHHHHHQNHQHQSKLPSRQGSPISETRSHHRFTVSPDVLQRHTEAGSEMEEQGARSSGVGSLANLESVAQTSGGTSQNGLSSSGIESTTALNHKMEEEDYSKDRGTPVGAETSPALNDTVHPTLNHTQEHGTHKDKNPEKLHLNQSNHKPANSNRTPCKDLQKGGPSNSMDHHKEYVNSATTKNNRFHGSVYLPKDEILSGVGSLTIMNDRFAETIHMRISHCQKNTEPKENA